One window of Catonella massiliensis genomic DNA carries:
- the ruvA gene encoding Holliday junction branch migration protein RuvA, translated as MIASVKGKLEGVTADSVIIDVNGMGVEVIVPNNVIGRLPKQDEAIKLHTYLHIREDAMQLFGFLEKEDLDFFKLLITVNGIGPKAAIAILSSMSTDVLTFAILSEDIKTIEKAQGIGAKTAKKLVLELKDKVGVINAKAVELRSDSSSDISLTIGSAIKEEASQVLEALGYSRTEAMKAITAIEITEEMTSEDLVKSALKNLM; from the coding sequence ATGATAGCCTCAGTTAAAGGGAAATTAGAGGGTGTAACCGCTGATAGTGTGATAATAGATGTGAATGGCATGGGAGTGGAAGTGATAGTGCCAAACAATGTAATCGGCAGGCTTCCAAAGCAGGATGAGGCTATAAAACTCCATACCTATCTACACATAAGAGAAGATGCTATGCAGCTTTTTGGTTTCCTTGAAAAAGAAGATCTGGACTTTTTTAAGCTCTTGATTACGGTTAACGGTATTGGACCTAAGGCTGCGATTGCCATACTTTCATCCATGTCTACAGATGTTCTTACCTTTGCCATACTTTCTGAGGATATAAAGACCATAGAAAAGGCTCAGGGAATAGGTGCCAAAACTGCTAAAAAGCTGGTTCTTGAGCTTAAAGACAAGGTAGGTGTCATAAATGCGAAGGCTGTAGAGCTACGGTCTGATTCATCTTCGGATATTTCACTGACTATAGGAAGTGCAATAAAAGAAGAAGCATCACAGGTGCTTGAGGCTCTGGGATATAGTAGGACAGAGGCTATGAAGGCAATAACTGCAATTGAAATAACAGAGGAAATGACATCAGAAGACTTGGTTAAATCAGCTCTTAAAAATCTGATGTAA
- a CDS encoding SDR family NAD(P)-dependent oxidoreductase → MLALITGASSGLGVEFARLLAMNGYDLIITARRKDRLMALKNAIEKKYKIKVEVVSADLSDVSDVLNLAGKCFTKKIDVLINNAGFGILGAFNNMSGRDNVDLINTNITALTLLSQEFIKTQKKGYILNVASIAAFLPGPLLSTYYASKAYVLSLSSAVNEELKRRGRPISVTTLCPGPMKTEFFTTAGASKEFATAAPSDCAKRGLKAMFRRKSLVFSDNLTALGAFGSRFLPLGLITKISYRVQRSKLL, encoded by the coding sequence ATGTTAGCTTTGATTACAGGTGCTAGTAGCGGGCTTGGAGTAGAATTTGCAAGACTTCTTGCAATGAACGGATATGACCTTATTATAACTGCCAGAAGAAAAGACAGGCTTATGGCACTTAAAAATGCTATAGAAAAGAAATATAAGATAAAGGTGGAGGTTGTTTCTGCTGATTTATCTGATGTAAGTGATGTATTGAATCTTGCAGGTAAATGCTTCACAAAGAAGATTGATGTCCTTATCAACAATGCCGGCTTTGGTATACTTGGCGCATTTAACAATATGTCAGGCAGGGACAATGTAGACCTGATTAATACCAATATTACAGCCCTTACCCTTCTTAGTCAGGAGTTTATCAAAACTCAGAAAAAAGGATATATCCTAAATGTTGCCAGCATTGCAGCCTTCCTACCAGGGCCTCTTCTCTCCACCTACTACGCTTCAAAGGCCTATGTGCTTAGCCTTTCTTCGGCGGTAAATGAAGAACTAAAAAGGAGAGGCAGGCCTATATCAGTTACCACACTTTGCCCCGGACCAATGAAAACTGAATTTTTCACTACAGCAGGAGCTTCCAAAGAATTTGCCACTGCTGCACCTAGTGACTGCGCAAAAAGAGGCTTAAAGGCCATGTTTAGGAGAAAATCTTTGGTGTTCTCGGATAATCTCACAGCTCTTGGAGCCTTTGGAAGCAGATTTTTGCCTTTGGGACTGATTACTAAAATAAGCTACAGGGTGCAAAGAAGTAAGTTGTTGTAG
- a CDS encoding GNAT family N-acetyltransferase: MEVIIKEYAVYKEAEILGLYTSVGWTNYTDNPEMLRNAYLNSLNIYGAYVDDKLIGIIRVVGDGYSVIFIQDLLVHPEFQRKGVGTLLLKKVLCEYDSVYQKHLMTEDTEKTILFYKSLGFVDNSEIGCKAFSVYKVMTF, encoded by the coding sequence ATGGAAGTTATAATTAAAGAATACGCAGTATATAAAGAAGCGGAAATACTTGGATTATATACAAGTGTAGGCTGGACAAATTATACTGATAACCCTGAAATGCTAAGAAATGCTTATTTGAATTCCCTTAATATATATGGGGCCTATGTTGATGACAAGCTGATTGGCATAATCAGGGTGGTTGGTGACGGATATTCTGTAATCTTCATACAGGACCTCTTAGTTCATCCTGAGTTTCAGAGAAAAGGAGTTGGCACGCTTTTGCTAAAGAAGGTACTTTGTGAGTATGATTCTGTCTACCAGAAGCATTTAATGACCGAAGACACTGAAAAGACTATATTATTCTATAAATCACTAGGCTTTGTAGACAATAGCGAGATTGGGTGTAAGGCATTTTCTGTGTATAAAGTAATGACATTTTGA